In one Micromonospora polyrhachis genomic region, the following are encoded:
- a CDS encoding helix-turn-helix transcriptional regulator, whose amino-acid sequence MRAARLISLVLLLQSRETMTATELAGELEVSERTVYRDVLALSAAGVPVYADRGRAGGYRLLGGYRTRLTGLSRAEADALFLSGLPGPAGEMGLAGPVAAAQLKVLAALPPGLRDASARAGQRFHLDAPGWFREADPPPSLADLAEAVWQDRVVRLDYRRGERTVTRTLEPYGLVLKGGVWYLVGRVGDSHRTYRVDRVQDVEVEESTFVRDETFDLAGFWADRAADFLRTMLADQVTVRLSPAGLRALWAVTEPPAVAEAIAGAGEPDGQGWVTTRLPVESIEVAYHQLLQLGPEAEALDPPELRARMAAAARRLTSLYAD is encoded by the coding sequence GTGCGCGCTGCCCGGCTGATCTCCCTGGTGCTCCTGTTGCAGTCCCGGGAGACGATGACCGCCACCGAACTGGCCGGCGAACTGGAAGTCTCCGAGCGGACCGTCTACCGGGACGTGCTGGCGCTCTCGGCCGCCGGGGTGCCGGTGTACGCCGACCGGGGCCGGGCCGGTGGCTACCGGCTGCTCGGCGGCTACCGGACCAGGTTGACCGGGTTGAGTCGAGCCGAGGCTGACGCATTGTTCCTGTCCGGGCTGCCCGGTCCGGCCGGGGAGATGGGACTGGCTGGGCCGGTGGCCGCCGCCCAACTGAAGGTGCTCGCGGCGCTGCCACCCGGGTTGCGGGATGCCTCGGCCCGCGCCGGCCAGCGATTCCATCTCGATGCCCCCGGCTGGTTCCGGGAAGCCGATCCGCCACCGTCGCTCGCCGACCTCGCCGAGGCGGTCTGGCAGGACCGCGTCGTACGCCTGGACTACCGCCGGGGTGAACGGACCGTGACCCGGACACTGGAGCCGTACGGCCTGGTGCTCAAGGGCGGTGTCTGGTATCTCGTGGGCCGGGTCGGCGACAGTCACCGTACCTATCGGGTCGACCGGGTGCAGGACGTCGAGGTCGAGGAGTCGACCTTCGTCCGCGACGAGACGTTCGACCTGGCGGGCTTCTGGGCGGATCGGGCGGCGGACTTCCTTCGGACGATGCTCGCCGATCAGGTCACCGTACGACTGAGCCCGGCCGGACTGCGGGCGCTGTGGGCGGTCACCGAACCGCCGGCCGTCGCCGAGGCGATCGCGGGGGCTGGCGAGCCCGACGGGCAGGGGTGGGTGACCACCCGGCTACCCGTCGAGTCCATCGAGGTCGCCTACCACCAACTGCTCCAGCTCGGCCCGGAGGCGGAGGCACTCGACCCGCCGGAGCTACGCGCCCGGATGGCCGCCGCCGCCCGCCGGCTGACCAGCCTGTACGCCGACTAA
- a CDS encoding EI24 domain-containing protein, with amino-acid sequence MDVSRVTAPAMSTTRQFFSGVGLLLRGLKLYVRSPKMMLLGIIPALISGALFIGAYVTLIYFSGDLAEWVTPFADDWSDGVRQATRLIVAIAFLAVGGLLAVLTFTAVTLLIGDPFYEKISEQVEARYGGVPNEVEQPFWRSLGRSIVDSLRLVGLSVLIGLPLFLGGFIPVVGQIVIPVIAAVFGGWILALELVAVPFQRRGQRLPGRREALRANRPIAMGFGVAVFCCFLIPLGAVLIMPAAVAGGALLARRSLGLSIEENGSAVSRA; translated from the coding sequence GTGGACGTTTCCAGGGTCACCGCACCGGCGATGAGTACGACCAGACAGTTCTTCTCCGGGGTCGGGCTGCTCCTGCGCGGGCTCAAGCTGTACGTCCGCAGCCCCAAGATGATGCTGCTCGGCATCATCCCGGCACTGATCTCCGGCGCGCTGTTCATCGGCGCGTACGTGACCCTGATCTACTTCTCCGGTGACCTGGCCGAGTGGGTCACCCCGTTCGCCGACGACTGGTCGGACGGGGTACGCCAGGCTACCCGCCTGATTGTCGCGATCGCCTTCCTCGCGGTCGGCGGGCTGCTCGCCGTACTCACCTTCACGGCGGTGACGCTGCTGATCGGCGACCCGTTCTACGAGAAGATCTCGGAACAGGTGGAGGCCCGGTACGGTGGCGTGCCGAACGAGGTCGAGCAGCCCTTCTGGCGCTCGCTCGGGCGGAGCATCGTCGACTCGTTGCGACTGGTGGGCCTGTCGGTTCTGATCGGACTGCCGCTCTTCCTCGGTGGGTTCATCCCGGTTGTCGGGCAGATCGTCATTCCGGTCATCGCCGCTGTCTTCGGCGGCTGGATCCTCGCCCTGGAACTGGTGGCGGTCCCGTTCCAGCGGCGCGGGCAGCGGTTGCCCGGCCGGCGGGAGGCGCTACGGGCCAACCGGCCCATCGCGATGGGCTTCGGGGTGGCGGTCTTCTGCTGTTTCCTGATTCCGCTCGGCGCGGTGTTGATCATGCCGGCGGCGGTGGCCGGCGGTGCGCTGCTCGCCCGCCGCTCCCTCGGTCTATCCATTGAGGAAAACGGGTCGGCGGTCTCTCGCGCCTGA
- a CDS encoding alpha/beta fold hydrolase, whose translation MDSLVPADLVGTTTLPDDRQLAWSQWGPLDGQPVIFCTGAGMSGSLGFGAEALAELGLRLIAVDRPGLSRSSPCPGKTLETWVADVRHLIEQHKLDRVTTVGFSQGAPFALALGGAGVARAVAVVAGQDDLATVTHLLSEDVAGMVRAAQQDPARFERRFTELATADGLWEMVIGMSSERDRAYYTESGFGSAYRRALTEGFSQGAGGYARDLAIVIRPWPIPVEQVTVPVDLWYGGLDTSPVHSPDFGETLVNRLPNARRHLLPAEGSSLLWTQARQILATLQQRAAEHG comes from the coding sequence GTGGACAGCCTTGTTCCCGCCGACCTGGTCGGTACGACCACCTTGCCCGACGACCGCCAGCTCGCCTGGTCCCAGTGGGGTCCGCTGGACGGCCAACCGGTGATCTTCTGTACCGGTGCGGGCATGAGCGGTTCCCTCGGCTTCGGTGCCGAGGCCCTGGCCGAGCTGGGGCTACGACTGATCGCCGTCGACCGGCCGGGGCTCAGCCGCTCCTCGCCGTGCCCTGGCAAAACCCTGGAGACCTGGGTCGCGGACGTTCGCCATCTCATCGAGCAGCACAAGCTGGACCGGGTAACGACGGTGGGCTTCTCCCAGGGGGCACCGTTCGCGCTCGCCCTCGGCGGGGCTGGGGTCGCTCGGGCGGTCGCGGTGGTCGCCGGCCAGGACGACCTGGCGACAGTGACCCATCTGCTTTCCGAAGATGTCGCCGGGATGGTCCGGGCGGCGCAGCAGGACCCGGCCAGATTCGAACGCCGCTTCACCGAGCTTGCCACGGCCGATGGCCTGTGGGAGATGGTGATCGGCATGTCCAGCGAGCGGGACCGCGCCTACTACACCGAGAGCGGCTTCGGGTCCGCCTACCGGCGCGCCCTGACGGAAGGGTTCAGCCAGGGCGCGGGCGGCTACGCCCGGGACCTCGCCATCGTCATCCGCCCGTGGCCGATCCCCGTGGAGCAGGTCACCGTGCCAGTCGACCTCTGGTACGGCGGACTCGACACCAGTCCTGTGCACTCACCAGACTTCGGCGAGACACTGGTGAACCGGCTGCCAAACGCCCGTCGCCATCTCCTCCCAGCCGAGGGTAGTTCCCTACTCTGGACACAGGCCCGACAGATCCTCGCCACGTTGCAGCAGCGGGCCGCCGAGCACGGATGA
- a CDS encoding O-acetyl-ADP-ribose deacetylase, producing MGVALVQGDITGEQVDAIVNAANSSLLGGGGVDGAIHRRGGPAILDECRALRASHYGRGLPTGKAVATTAGNLSARWVIHTVGPVWSAAEDRSQLLRDCYRNSLRVADELGATTVAFPLISAGVYGWPVDDAVRQALTVLREAASTEVRLVLLGADAFATAQRVAATFVTD from the coding sequence ATGGGTGTCGCGCTGGTCCAGGGGGACATCACCGGGGAACAGGTGGATGCGATCGTCAACGCCGCCAACTCGTCCCTGCTGGGCGGTGGCGGAGTGGACGGGGCGATCCACCGACGCGGCGGGCCGGCGATCCTCGACGAGTGCCGGGCGCTGCGCGCCTCCCACTACGGTCGGGGTCTGCCGACCGGGAAGGCGGTGGCGACCACCGCCGGCAACCTGTCCGCCCGCTGGGTGATCCACACCGTCGGCCCGGTCTGGTCCGCTGCCGAGGACCGGTCGCAGTTGCTACGCGACTGCTATCGCAACAGTCTGCGGGTCGCCGACGAACTGGGTGCCACCACCGTCGCGTTCCCACTGATATCGGCCGGCGTCTACGGCTGGCCGGTCGACGACGCCGTACGACAGGCGCTGACCGTACTGCGGGAAGCGGCGTCGACCGAGGTGCGCCTGGTGCTGTTGGGAGCCGACGCGTTCGCCACGGCACAGAGAGTCGCCGCCACGTTCGTGACCGACTGA
- a CDS encoding TetR/AcrR family transcriptional regulator, whose amino-acid sequence MSDTPRKRGPQARAARNDQALIEAAREVFIAQGFDAPVSAVAERAGVGMGSLYRRYRTKEELLQRLCADSLQHLAETARAALAIDDPWQGLIHHIVECVRFGFGALAPLAGTIDITPQMQEAAEQAQRFTNALITRAHRAKALRADVTTMDISLLIGQFSRPGPAPSKQAEEAARFRLLAIAVDGLRAHNATPLPSPPPDPRHYEAMWATH is encoded by the coding sequence ATGTCCGACACGCCCCGCAAGCGTGGGCCCCAAGCCCGCGCCGCACGCAACGACCAGGCGCTGATCGAGGCGGCCCGCGAGGTCTTCATCGCCCAGGGATTCGACGCTCCGGTCTCGGCCGTCGCCGAGCGGGCCGGGGTGGGAATGGGCAGCCTGTACCGCCGGTACCGCACCAAGGAGGAACTGCTCCAACGACTGTGCGCCGACTCCCTGCAACACCTCGCCGAGACGGCTCGCGCCGCACTGGCGATCGATGATCCGTGGCAGGGCCTGATCCACCACATCGTCGAATGCGTGCGGTTCGGCTTCGGCGCCTTGGCCCCGCTGGCGGGAACCATCGACATCACACCGCAGATGCAGGAGGCCGCCGAACAAGCCCAGCGGTTCACCAACGCTCTGATCACCCGGGCCCACCGCGCGAAAGCCCTTCGCGCCGATGTGACCACCATGGACATCTCGCTGCTCATCGGACAGTTCAGCCGGCCGGGGCCAGCTCCCTCGAAACAAGCCGAGGAAGCAGCCCGGTTCCGCCTGCTGGCAATCGCTGTGGACGGCCTCAGGGCCCACAACGCCACGCCGCTACCAAGTCCTCCACCGGACCCTCGGCACTACGAGGCCATGTGGGCCACCCACTGA
- a CDS encoding NmrA/HSCARG family protein, whose product MIFSELTYSERVAPNKERVSMSDSDVILVTGATGNQGGATARQLLARGWQVHALVRDPGKPAAQELQDQGAVLVQGDLEDPDSLRRAMDGVHGVFSVQALAYEPHTLAAEVRQGKAVADIASEIGLAHLVYSSVGGAERNTGIDHFESKAEIERHILNLDLPATIVRPVFFMNNLLHYADARGERVLSLPVDPHKPMQVIAVDDIGVFVADAFDHPGRSIGRQIELAGDELTFPQVAEIYQRVTGTPTRLEVLPIEERMFQWFAEAGYQADIPALRRQHPELLTFEQFLSRRLAAPTHTNGRQGADR is encoded by the coding sequence GTGATCTTCTCCGAGTTAACTTATTCGGAGCGAGTTGCTCCGAATAAAGAGAGGGTATCCATGTCTGATTCCGATGTCATCCTGGTCACCGGCGCGACCGGCAACCAGGGCGGTGCCACGGCACGCCAACTGCTGGCCCGTGGCTGGCAGGTCCACGCGTTGGTACGCGATCCGGGCAAGCCGGCCGCCCAGGAGTTGCAGGACCAGGGCGCGGTACTGGTCCAGGGCGATCTGGAGGACCCTGACTCCCTCCGCAGGGCGATGGACGGCGTACACGGGGTCTTCAGCGTCCAGGCGCTGGCGTACGAGCCGCACACCCTGGCCGCAGAGGTGCGTCAGGGCAAGGCAGTGGCCGACATCGCCAGCGAGATTGGCCTCGCGCACCTGGTCTACAGCTCCGTCGGCGGTGCCGAACGCAACACCGGCATCGACCACTTCGAAAGCAAGGCCGAGATCGAGCGACACATACTGAACCTCGATCTGCCCGCCACCATCGTGCGCCCGGTGTTCTTCATGAACAACCTGCTGCACTACGCCGACGCGCGAGGCGAGCGGGTCCTGTCGCTGCCGGTCGATCCCCACAAGCCGATGCAGGTCATCGCCGTCGACGACATCGGTGTCTTCGTCGCCGACGCCTTCGACCACCCGGGCCGGTCCATCGGCCGCCAGATCGAGCTCGCCGGTGACGAACTCACCTTCCCCCAGGTCGCCGAGATCTACCAACGGGTCACCGGTACACCAACCCGTCTTGAGGTGCTGCCCATCGAAGAGCGCATGTTCCAGTGGTTCGCCGAAGCCGGCTACCAGGCCGATATTCCCGCACTGCGCCGCCAGCATCCGGAACTGCTGACCTTCGAGCAGTTCCTGAGCCGACGACTCGCAGCACCCACGCATACCAATGGACGACAGGGAGCCGATCGATGA
- a CDS encoding SgcJ/EcaC family oxidoreductase: MNRQSDEDRIAAIRQVVADAEKYQNDPEPFLALHTAETIIVNIAGRRVLGRDALRAAMTAALASPLAQVRTRQEIVDVRFPAPGVALVSCTKHVSDDRDAVVKDASGAGLPKSGSLTYILVEEADAWRIALAQTTPIMAS; this comes from the coding sequence ATGAACAGGCAGAGCGACGAAGACCGGATCGCCGCCATCAGGCAGGTGGTGGCCGACGCCGAGAAGTACCAGAACGATCCTGAGCCGTTTCTCGCCCTGCACACCGCCGAAACGATCATTGTCAACATTGCTGGCCGGCGGGTCCTGGGCCGGGACGCCCTGCGAGCAGCCATGACGGCAGCCCTGGCGAGCCCGCTGGCGCAGGTGCGCACCAGGCAGGAGATCGTGGACGTGCGCTTTCCCGCCCCCGGGGTCGCGCTCGTCAGTTGCACCAAGCACGTGTCCGATGACCGGGATGCAGTGGTGAAGGACGCCAGCGGTGCTGGTCTGCCGAAGTCGGGCAGCCTCACCTACATCCTGGTCGAGGAAGCGGACGCCTGGCGCATTGCTCTTGCGCAGACAACTCCGATCATGGCTAGCTAG
- a CDS encoding helix-turn-helix domain-containing protein gives MNSDQPSRVGTLLREWRQRRRLSQLELAIRADSSARHLSCVETGRARPSRAMLLHLAAVLDVPLRERNTLLLAADYAPAYQESSLDDEGMASIRSALDTMLTTHEPYPAVVVDRLWNVVAGNRAMSVLMDGIPAHVLEPRPNVFRLTLHPDGLAARLVNLSQVRALFLERLLRQVQATGDAELGKLYDEVCGYPVVTEPSAGADVPATRPCPVQVPLRVRTPLGELSMFGTMTTFGAPADVTLSELGIELFYPLDEFTASTFRRLAAPPAS, from the coding sequence ATGAACTCCGACCAGCCGTCCCGGGTGGGCACCCTGCTACGGGAGTGGCGTCAGCGCCGTCGGCTCAGCCAACTCGAACTCGCCATCCGGGCGGACAGCTCGGCCCGGCATCTGTCCTGCGTGGAGACCGGTCGGGCCCGACCGAGCCGGGCAATGCTGCTGCATCTGGCCGCCGTCCTGGACGTACCACTGCGGGAACGCAACACTCTGCTGTTGGCCGCCGACTACGCCCCGGCGTACCAGGAGAGCAGCCTGGACGACGAGGGCATGGCCTCGATCCGGTCCGCGCTCGACACGATGCTGACGACGCACGAGCCGTATCCGGCCGTCGTGGTCGACCGGCTCTGGAACGTGGTGGCCGGTAACCGGGCGATGTCCGTACTCATGGACGGCATCCCGGCGCACGTCCTGGAGCCACGGCCGAACGTGTTCCGGCTGACCCTGCATCCCGACGGGCTCGCCGCGCGCCTGGTCAACCTCAGCCAGGTCCGCGCCCTCTTCCTGGAGCGGCTGCTCCGCCAGGTCCAGGCCACCGGGGACGCCGAGCTGGGCAAACTGTACGACGAGGTGTGCGGCTATCCCGTCGTCACCGAGCCGAGCGCCGGGGCGGATGTACCGGCGACCCGACCGTGTCCGGTGCAGGTGCCGCTCCGGGTCCGTACGCCGTTGGGCGAGCTGTCGATGTTCGGCACCATGACCACCTTCGGCGCCCCAGCCGACGTGACACTGTCGGAGCTGGGGATCGAGTTGTTCTATCCACTCGACGAGTTCACCGCGTCAACCTTCCGCCGCCTGGCCGCCCCGCCGGCTAGCTAG
- a CDS encoding NAD(P)-dependent oxidoreductase: MLITVFGATGGTGRLVVMQALEAGHEVRAVVRDPARVPLEHRNLHVHQADVFDPAAIRPALADVDAVVSALGAPSRKDTSMVCARGVRSILTAMEATDVRRIVAISAQPVLRNGSGDPLWFRSTVLPIVRALHKNVYVDLARMEQILVASAVEWTIVRPPMLTDKPGTGRYRSAIEANIAGSSLTRADLATALLDVLADPTTIRAAIGVTGP, translated from the coding sequence ATGCTGATCACCGTGTTCGGGGCCACCGGGGGCACCGGCCGGCTCGTCGTCATGCAGGCGCTGGAAGCGGGACACGAGGTACGGGCGGTCGTCCGCGACCCGGCCCGAGTCCCGTTGGAGCACCGGAACCTGCACGTCCACCAGGCCGACGTCTTCGATCCGGCGGCCATCCGGCCGGCCCTTGCCGACGTCGATGCGGTCGTCTCCGCACTCGGTGCGCCGAGCCGCAAGGACACCTCGATGGTCTGCGCGAGGGGCGTACGCAGCATCCTGACCGCCATGGAGGCGACCGACGTACGCCGGATCGTGGCGATCAGCGCCCAGCCGGTGCTGCGGAACGGGAGCGGGGATCCGCTCTGGTTTCGTAGCACGGTGCTTCCGATCGTGCGGGCGCTCCACAAGAACGTCTACGTCGACCTGGCCCGCATGGAGCAGATCCTGGTCGCCAGCGCTGTTGAGTGGACGATCGTGCGGCCGCCGATGTTGACCGACAAGCCTGGCACCGGTCGCTACCGTTCAGCGATCGAGGCCAACATCGCCGGCTCCAGCCTGACCCGCGCCGACCTGGCCACGGCACTACTCGACGTATTGGCCGACCCGACCACCATCCGAGCCGCGATCGGCGTCACCGGTCCGTGA
- a CDS encoding transposase, with protein sequence MAKGYRPVDRDQQFLMPPDMRQWLRADHPVWVLIEAVRLLDTTQIHARCRTGGVGRAGFDPDMMLTLLFYAYARGIRSSRRIERLCWEDVGFRVICAQDVPDHTTIWRFADMAPQLVENLFAEVLLLCAKAGMGRLETITLDGMKIGANASMKANRSEERIRAELAEVAAEAVAEHRATDTAEDALFGGACGGDQLPEELADERCRGPRLRRALAELEAERTAGQAEAGAKADQYLQRQRRGERIRGNVPVNAEVASARLRLEQAIAARQATIAEWEQRNADKIAATGSGLVGARPRPVDEHFAVVRARTWLDKALARAAERERQVADQRPRVRNVTDPDSRLMPTKSGFIQGYNPQNVVSADHLIIATELTQDTGDVEQAKPMMAAAEDAANLITGAHRDQAEAAQLTCTCPPKDSQDSPPTPTASPATGATRRSCPRHPNGIGTMVMDAGYLSEENLTAAGPDRLIATGKSHDVEKSARTQPADPPPDPDQPHHTDPVQQMAQRLRTPEGIATYRQRGHIAETPHGHIKHNTGIRTLTRRGLDRATAEWKFICATYNINRLVHTLRTTGHLLPGKA encoded by the coding sequence ATGGCAAAGGGGTACCGACCCGTTGATCGTGATCAACAGTTTCTGATGCCGCCGGATATGCGGCAGTGGCTGCGGGCTGATCATCCGGTGTGGGTGCTGATCGAGGCGGTGCGGCTGTTGGACACCACGCAGATACATGCCCGGTGTCGCACGGGTGGGGTGGGTCGGGCGGGCTTCGACCCGGACATGATGCTGACATTGTTGTTCTATGCCTACGCGCGGGGGATCCGCTCGTCACGGCGGATTGAGCGGCTGTGCTGGGAGGACGTGGGGTTCCGGGTGATCTGCGCGCAGGACGTGCCGGATCACACGACGATCTGGCGGTTCGCTGACATGGCCCCGCAGTTGGTGGAGAACTTGTTCGCCGAGGTGCTGCTGCTGTGCGCGAAGGCGGGGATGGGGCGGCTGGAGACGATCACGCTGGATGGGATGAAGATCGGCGCGAACGCGTCGATGAAGGCCAACCGCAGCGAGGAACGGATTCGCGCCGAGTTGGCCGAGGTGGCCGCCGAGGCGGTGGCCGAGCACCGGGCCACGGACACGGCCGAGGATGCGCTGTTCGGCGGCGCCTGCGGCGGTGACCAGCTGCCCGAGGAGTTGGCCGATGAGCGCTGTCGTGGGCCGCGGCTGCGGCGGGCATTGGCCGAGCTGGAGGCCGAGCGGACCGCCGGACAGGCCGAGGCTGGGGCTAAGGCGGATCAGTATCTGCAGCGTCAACGTCGCGGTGAGCGTATCCGCGGTAACGTGCCGGTCAACGCGGAGGTTGCCTCGGCCAGGCTACGGCTGGAACAGGCCATCGCCGCTCGGCAAGCCACGATCGCCGAGTGGGAGCAGCGCAACGCCGACAAGATCGCCGCGACGGGTAGCGGGCTGGTCGGTGCGCGGCCCCGCCCGGTCGATGAACACTTCGCGGTCGTGCGGGCGCGTACGTGGTTGGACAAGGCGCTGGCGCGGGCGGCCGAGCGGGAACGCCAGGTGGCCGATCAACGGCCGCGGGTGCGTAACGTCACCGACCCGGACAGTCGGCTCATGCCGACCAAGTCCGGGTTCATCCAGGGCTACAACCCGCAAAACGTGGTCTCGGCCGACCATCTGATCATCGCCACCGAACTGACCCAGGACACCGGTGATGTTGAACAGGCAAAGCCGATGATGGCCGCCGCCGAAGACGCCGCCAACCTCATCACCGGTGCCCATCGCGACCAGGCCGAAGCAGCGCAACTGACCTGCACCTGCCCACCAAAAGACAGCCAGGACTCACCGCCAACACCAACCGCCTCGCCGGCCACCGGTGCGACCCGCCGATCCTGTCCGCGCCACCCGAACGGGATCGGCACAATGGTCATGGACGCCGGCTACCTGTCCGAGGAGAATCTCACCGCCGCCGGACCCGACCGGCTCATCGCCACCGGCAAAAGCCACGACGTGGAGAAATCGGCCCGTACCCAACCCGCCGACCCGCCACCGGATCCCGACCAGCCCCACCACACCGATCCGGTCCAGCAGATGGCCCAGCGGTTACGCACCCCCGAAGGCATCGCCACCTACCGCCAACGCGGACACATCGCCGAGACCCCCCACGGCCACATCAAACACAACACAGGCATCCGCACCCTCACCCGCCGCGGTCTGGACCGTGCTACCGCCGAATGGAAGTTCATCTGCGCCACCTACAACATCAACCGGCTGGTACACACCCTCCGCACCACCGGCCATCTCCTACCCGGCAAGGCATAG
- a CDS encoding class I SAM-dependent methyltransferase, with amino-acid sequence MAWLERRFFADSRTWVCRRAHGTTLEIAIGTGANLPHYPGDVDLTGIDWSPAMLHIARHQAERVRRAVALSRTDATALPFPTATFDTVVSTFALCCIPDERAALVEALRVLRPGGRLLLVDHVAASFWPLRALQHVVDLASIPLQGEHYTRRPVTILRGLDVTIEETERLARGVIERVHARKLH; translated from the coding sequence ATGGCCTGGCTTGAACGCCGGTTCTTCGCCGACAGCCGAACCTGGGTATGCCGCCGGGCGCACGGCACCACGCTGGAGATTGCCATTGGCACCGGTGCCAATCTCCCCCACTACCCTGGCGATGTCGACCTGACCGGCATCGACTGGAGCCCCGCCATGCTTCACATCGCACGTCACCAGGCCGAACGGGTCCGTCGGGCGGTCGCCCTCAGCCGGACCGACGCAACTGCACTTCCGTTTCCGACGGCGACGTTCGACACCGTTGTCAGCACCTTCGCCCTCTGCTGCATCCCCGACGAACGCGCGGCTCTCGTCGAGGCGCTCCGCGTCCTAAGGCCAGGCGGACGCCTGCTGCTGGTCGACCACGTCGCCGCTTCCTTCTGGCCGCTACGCGCCCTGCAACACGTCGTCGACCTGGCCAGCATCCCCCTACAGGGCGAGCACTACACCCGCCGGCCGGTCACCATCCTGCGCGGGCTTGACGTCACCATCGAGGAGACCGAGCGATTGGCCAGGGGTGTGATCGAACGAGTCCATGCCCGAAAGCTCCACTGA
- a CDS encoding polysaccharide deacetylase family protein, whose translation MPSTVENALFDYRPITERPAINWPGGAKVAFYLGLNVEHFLLDRPSTSIWPGTVDLVPDALNYGWRDYGARVGIWRTIESLDRHGIRASVLLNSDVATHYPQIIKAGLSRNWAWLAHGRTNSILQANMPIDEERRFLTDVVDTIADATGQRPHGWMGPGLTETFNTPKLLAELGLSYLLDWTNDDQPYRLNVPDMISVPYSVELNDLMLFGKGTTGPEFVQIVKDQYEQLRADSEHSGRVMALALHPFSIGQPFRHKYLDQALEFLAAQPDIWLTTSDEIAEHFEHA comes from the coding sequence ATGCCAAGCACCGTGGAGAACGCCCTTTTCGATTACCGCCCGATCACCGAGCGTCCAGCCATCAACTGGCCCGGTGGCGCCAAGGTCGCCTTCTATCTCGGGCTCAACGTGGAGCACTTCCTGCTCGACCGCCCGTCAACCAGCATCTGGCCGGGCACGGTGGACCTGGTTCCCGATGCGCTGAATTACGGATGGCGCGACTACGGAGCCCGAGTCGGAATCTGGCGCACCATCGAGAGCCTGGACCGGCACGGTATCCGGGCAAGCGTATTGCTGAACTCTGATGTCGCCACCCACTACCCCCAGATCATCAAGGCCGGCCTGAGCCGCAACTGGGCCTGGCTCGCGCACGGGCGAACCAACTCGATCCTCCAGGCCAACATGCCCATCGACGAAGAGCGCCGGTTCCTCACCGACGTCGTCGACACCATCGCCGACGCCACCGGGCAGCGGCCGCACGGCTGGATGGGGCCTGGACTGACCGAGACCTTCAACACCCCGAAGTTGCTGGCCGAACTCGGCCTGAGCTACCTGCTCGACTGGACCAACGACGACCAGCCGTACCGGCTGAACGTGCCCGACATGATCAGCGTTCCGTACTCGGTCGAGCTCAACGACCTGATGTTGTTCGGCAAGGGAACCACCGGGCCAGAGTTCGTACAGATCGTCAAGGACCAGTACGAGCAACTGCGCGCCGACTCCGAGCACAGCGGCCGGGTGATGGCGTTGGCCCTGCACCCGTTCTCGATCGGCCAGCCCTTCCGGCACAAGTACCTCGACCAGGCGCTGGAGTTCCTCGCAGCGCAGCCTGACATTTGGCTGACCACCAGCGACGAGATCGCCGAGCACTTCGAGCACGCGTAG
- a CDS encoding MerR family transcriptional regulator: MRIGELARRTGVSERSLRYYEQQGLLPADRTSGGQREYPPTAVDRVIRIQELFAAGLNSKKIAVLLPCMRDADGGPSEIATPRLVADLVAERNRIDRMIVELANSRTVLDDVINSASEQVR, from the coding sequence ATGCGGATTGGCGAGCTGGCGCGACGTACCGGGGTCAGCGAGCGGTCGCTGCGCTACTACGAGCAGCAGGGCCTGCTACCGGCCGACCGTACGTCCGGTGGTCAGCGGGAGTATCCCCCAACGGCGGTCGACCGGGTGATCCGTATCCAGGAGCTCTTCGCTGCTGGTCTGAACAGCAAGAAGATCGCTGTGCTGCTCCCATGCATGCGCGACGCAGACGGGGGTCCCTCCGAGATCGCCACTCCACGGCTGGTCGCAGACCTTGTCGCCGAGCGGAACCGGATCGACCGGATGATCGTCGAACTCGCCAACTCTCGTACCGTGCTCGACGACGTGATCAACTCAGCGTCGGAGCAAGTTCGGTAG